In Armatimonadota bacterium, a single genomic region encodes these proteins:
- a CDS encoding helical backbone metal receptor has translation MRRHLLGLLLLSSLSFTGCDKATTVSVPMRGERLQHIVSLSPGTTEILATIAVNFEGRTKACDFPDMVKSKPIYGDLKPDFEKITLDKIQLVVVDADLYSEEDKTKLKSTGAKIFEFKATTVSDLEKEMLTLGSLVGSETNIQVYVDRIRRERRAAEGDSPSPKPKAVLILPGSGGTHMIAGVKSFQADLLKIIGAEPVGPESSKFEMLTPEFLFQANPDVIIVAGEAKSFLADTRFSNLAAVKGLKIFGNKQDMWVRRGGRIDTLIEQAHKALMLVVKK, from the coding sequence ATGCGCAGGCACTTGCTTGGACTACTGTTGCTCTCATCCCTCTCGTTTACTGGATGTGATAAGGCGACGACAGTCTCTGTCCCCATGCGGGGCGAGAGACTTCAGCACATCGTTAGTTTGAGCCCTGGAACGACAGAGATCCTCGCCACAATTGCCGTCAATTTTGAAGGCAGAACCAAGGCGTGTGATTTTCCGGACATGGTGAAGTCAAAGCCAATTTACGGAGATTTGAAACCGGACTTTGAGAAGATCACTCTGGACAAGATCCAACTCGTGGTGGTAGACGCTGATCTCTACTCCGAGGAGGATAAAACAAAGCTGAAGTCGACTGGTGCGAAGATATTTGAGTTCAAAGCTACAACGGTTTCCGATCTTGAGAAGGAGATGCTCACGCTCGGTAGCCTTGTTGGCAGCGAAACGAATATCCAGGTTTATGTTGACCGAATCCGGCGAGAGCGCCGGGCTGCGGAAGGAGATTCTCCCTCTCCAAAACCAAAAGCAGTTCTGATCCTTCCTGGATCGGGTGGGACTCATATGATTGCGGGTGTGAAGTCTTTCCAAGCAGATTTGCTCAAGATAATTGGTGCTGAACCTGTTGGACCCGAATCGAGTAAGTTCGAAATGCTGACTCCTGAGTTTCTGTTTCAAGCTAACCCTGATGTGATTATCGTTGCTGGAGAAGCTAAATCCTTCCTGGCAGACACTCGCTTTTCAAACCTCGCAGCCGTTAAGGGTCTGAAGATTTTCGGAAACAAGCAAGACATGTGGGTTCGCCGTGGGGGTCGTATTGACACTCTTATTGAGCAAGCCCACAAAGCCTTGATGCTCGTGGTGAAGAAGTAA
- a CDS encoding peptidylprolyl isomerase codes for MRSLLIFLVLLLASAFSAAQDKLVFAIEGRGEFTMTLDQKAAPKTCAQILGLVSRGFYDGQRFHRSIQKPKPFLVQVGDPASKNGSVDEESNGGSGKKIPFEDSGLACDLGAVGLARNPDDKDSGDSQFFILLTPSRFMNGKYTVFAKITAGMDVVQRIAVGDKISSVRVVKG; via the coding sequence ATGCGTTCACTTCTGATTTTTCTGGTTCTGCTCTTGGCGTCGGCTTTTTCGGCTGCGCAAGACAAGCTCGTTTTCGCGATCGAGGGTCGCGGCGAGTTCACAATGACGCTGGATCAGAAGGCGGCCCCAAAGACTTGCGCTCAAATTTTGGGACTTGTCTCGAGAGGGTTTTACGATGGTCAGCGGTTCCACCGCTCGATTCAGAAGCCGAAGCCATTTTTGGTTCAAGTTGGCGATCCGGCTTCCAAGAATGGATCCGTAGATGAGGAGTCAAATGGCGGATCGGGCAAGAAGATTCCATTCGAGGACAGCGGTCTTGCTTGCGATCTCGGCGCAGTTGGACTTGCTCGGAACCCAGACGACAAAGATTCTGGTGATAGCCAATTCTTCATCCTTCTCACTCCAAGTCGATTCATGAACGGTAAGTACACGGTCTTCGCCAAGATCACGGCGGGAATGGATGTGGTTCAGAGAATTGCGGTTGGCGACAAGATCAGCTCGGTCCGTGTTGTTAAGGGCTGA
- a CDS encoding S-methyl-5'-thioadenosine phosphorylase → MNQRAEIGVFGGSGFYSLLKDVEEVKIDTPYGAPSDAVFLATVAGRKVAFLPRHGRHHTLPPHKINYRANVWAMRSLGVQAIISPCAAGSLQAHVAPTHFVVCDQFVDRTNGRADTFYDGPIVTHVSPADMYDATLRKLAVETIRENGITCHDGGTVVVIQGPRFSTKSESKWFHDQGWEVINMTQYPEAYLCHEMGMAVVNISLITDYDSGVHAGAEAVNAHDVLSVFKENSEKIKKVVLDMIGKMPSDLTTLGHRASLAYTRGDGHATSPNDIRLFELLD, encoded by the coding sequence ATGAATCAACGCGCAGAAATCGGAGTTTTCGGTGGATCTGGCTTCTACAGCCTCCTCAAGGATGTCGAGGAAGTCAAAATTGACACGCCTTATGGCGCGCCAAGCGACGCTGTCTTCCTTGCGACCGTAGCTGGCCGCAAGGTAGCGTTCTTGCCCCGCCACGGTCGGCACCACACACTGCCGCCCCACAAAATCAACTATCGGGCGAATGTCTGGGCGATGAGATCGCTCGGTGTCCAGGCGATCATCTCGCCGTGCGCAGCGGGTTCCCTTCAAGCTCATGTTGCACCAACCCACTTCGTCGTCTGCGACCAGTTCGTAGATCGGACCAATGGTCGAGCCGACACTTTCTACGACGGCCCAATCGTCACTCACGTCTCACCCGCAGACATGTACGACGCGACCCTCCGCAAGCTCGCCGTCGAAACCATCCGCGAGAACGGAATCACCTGCCACGACGGCGGAACCGTTGTTGTCATCCAAGGACCTCGCTTCAGCACCAAGAGCGAGTCCAAGTGGTTCCACGACCAAGGCTGGGAAGTCATCAACATGACCCAATACCCCGAGGCATACCTTTGCCACGAAATGGGAATGGCGGTTGTCAACATCTCGCTCATCACCGACTACGACAGCGGCGTCCATGCCGGAGCCGAAGCTGTGAACGCCCATGACGTCCTCAGCGTATTCAAAGAGAACTCAGAGAAGATCAAGAAGGTCGTTCTGGACATGATCGGAAAGATGCCTTCCGACCTAACCACCCTCGGACACCGAGCCTCGCTGGCGTACACTCGAGGCGACGGACACGCAACCTCGCCCAACGATATTCGTCTATTTGAATTGCTGGACTAA
- the rpiB gene encoding ribose 5-phosphate isomerase B, producing MKIVLASDHAALDLRGYLKDKLEAAGHQATEVGALTTDAYDYPDAADELAKVLNDHDFGIVICGTGIGISIRANRYTQIRAALCTTEYMAEMAREHNDANVLALGARVLGTEQAWAITKAFLSGKPSEVPRHKARVEKLGAPI from the coding sequence ATGAAGATTGTCCTTGCATCCGACCACGCAGCCCTAGACCTCAGGGGATACCTGAAAGACAAACTGGAAGCCGCTGGGCATCAAGCCACCGAAGTAGGGGCGCTAACTACCGATGCCTACGATTACCCAGACGCAGCCGACGAACTTGCCAAAGTGCTGAACGATCACGATTTTGGTATTGTCATTTGCGGAACCGGAATTGGCATCAGTATCCGAGCCAATCGATACACCCAAATCCGCGCGGCACTCTGTACCACCGAATATATGGCCGAGATGGCTCGTGAGCACAACGATGCCAACGTCCTGGCTCTCGGAGCCAGAGTTCTCGGCACCGAGCAGGCGTGGGCAATCACCAAAGCGTTTCTCAGCGGAAAACCTAGTGAAGTCCCGAGGCATAAAGCTCGCGTCGAGAAGCTTGGCGCGCCAATCTGA
- a CDS encoding S41 family peptidase, translating to MKTLTRALAITLGLSASFGFGFLWKDIRNGQLGSSPKDLLLGIKTPSKAANAESLFKQTFARILSSYKSEQDRKELKYSAMEGLVASLGDPHSNFFVPKINTAFRDDTSGKFYGIGARLLPDPLGVKVVAVFKDGPAIRGGIKGEDVIIEVDGKRIAGMNSDDIILMIKGKENTFVKLKVMRPGKPEPLVFNLRREKVVPPLVEGKLLEDSNVGYLKITSFSQEVPEQFTREWEALDKGNLKGLVIDLRDNPGGALDAVVDMLGAFIDDRLAVTLKDRDGGEEKANTPGGQVRQIGYNVAVLINEDSASAAEIMAGVLQDYKKAILVGDTSYGKFSVQTVFQQSDGAGIKLTIAKYYLPKQGALSRKVDDDGIYVSGGLKPDLSVAPDPDQEFESGNPKKDNQLAKAVEAITKR from the coding sequence ATGAAAACTCTCACCCGCGCACTCGCCATTACACTCGGACTGAGTGCCAGTTTCGGGTTTGGATTCCTTTGGAAGGATATCCGTAATGGCCAACTCGGCTCATCTCCGAAGGACCTGCTCCTCGGAATCAAAACGCCGAGCAAGGCGGCAAATGCGGAGTCGTTATTCAAGCAGACATTTGCGAGAATCCTAAGTTCGTACAAGAGCGAACAAGACCGCAAGGAACTCAAGTATTCGGCGATGGAAGGGCTCGTCGCCTCACTTGGCGACCCGCATAGCAACTTCTTCGTACCAAAAATCAACACCGCGTTTCGCGACGATACAAGTGGCAAATTCTACGGAATCGGTGCCAGGTTGCTTCCGGACCCGCTTGGCGTTAAAGTCGTCGCGGTCTTCAAGGATGGCCCGGCGATTCGTGGAGGAATTAAGGGCGAAGACGTGATCATCGAGGTCGATGGAAAACGCATCGCCGGAATGAATTCCGACGATATCATCCTGATGATCAAAGGCAAGGAGAACACCTTTGTCAAGCTCAAGGTTATGCGGCCCGGAAAACCAGAGCCGCTTGTGTTTAACCTTCGTCGCGAGAAAGTCGTTCCGCCGCTCGTCGAAGGCAAACTGCTTGAGGATTCAAACGTCGGCTACCTCAAGATCACAAGCTTCTCTCAAGAAGTCCCTGAGCAGTTCACTCGGGAATGGGAAGCACTGGACAAAGGCAACCTCAAAGGCCTCGTCATCGACCTGAGGGATAACCCCGGCGGCGCGCTTGATGCGGTTGTAGACATGCTAGGAGCGTTCATTGATGACCGGCTTGCCGTCACTCTGAAAGATCGAGATGGTGGAGAAGAGAAGGCGAACACACCCGGCGGTCAAGTTCGACAGATTGGCTACAACGTTGCAGTTCTGATCAACGAAGATTCGGCGAGCGCGGCAGAGATCATGGCGGGAGTTCTCCAGGATTACAAGAAGGCGATCCTTGTCGGCGATACGTCTTACGGAAAATTCTCAGTTCAGACCGTGTTCCAACAGTCAGATGGCGCCGGAATCAAGCTGACAATTGCGAAGTACTACCTGCCCAAGCAAGGGGCACTTTCGCGAAAGGTGGATGATGATGGGATCTACGTCAGCGGCGGACTTAAGCCTGACCTATCGGTCGCCCCGGATCCAGATCAAGAGTTCGAGTCGGGTAATCCGAAGAAGGACAATCAGTTAGCAAAAGCAGTCGAAGCGATCACCAAACGTTAA
- a CDS encoding ABC transporter permease: MQLVRALLSRFAFGIVSLLFISIITFVASDLAPGDPATYIAGEKASPETIQRIRESLGLDKPLPIRYVNYISGIVKGDWGESYSGTHEKVSAILGRTMPMTLRLALLAILLASIVGISMGTIAAIRETKLLDRGILSASTFGVTLPNFVLAPILTFIFCIKFDVLPTTWETQLRGPLWMYLALPVTVLSLRPMSLLTRLTRASMIETLRQEFIRTATAQGVPPFRLMTKYALRNAILPVVTAIGTTFGFLLTGSFVVERYFSYPGIGSTTIEAILSNNVPVIQACVLVTGFIFIVVNLIVDILLPILDPRIREGQV, from the coding sequence GTGCAGTTGGTCAGAGCGCTTCTATCTAGATTTGCGTTTGGCATTGTCAGCCTTCTGTTCATTTCCATCATCACCTTTGTTGCCTCGGACTTAGCTCCAGGCGATCCGGCCACCTACATTGCTGGTGAAAAGGCCTCACCTGAGACAATTCAGCGGATTCGCGAAAGCCTTGGTTTGGACAAGCCGTTGCCGATTCGCTACGTGAATTACATCAGCGGGATTGTGAAGGGCGATTGGGGCGAGAGCTATTCGGGGACACACGAAAAGGTGTCGGCGATTTTGGGTCGGACGATGCCGATGACGCTTCGGCTTGCGCTACTCGCCATCCTGCTCGCATCCATTGTAGGAATCTCGATGGGCACGATTGCCGCAATCCGGGAGACTAAGTTGCTTGACCGGGGCATTTTGTCGGCTTCGACGTTTGGTGTGACCCTGCCGAACTTCGTTCTGGCTCCGATTCTAACGTTTATTTTCTGCATCAAGTTTGATGTCCTGCCAACAACTTGGGAGACTCAGCTCCGGGGTCCATTGTGGATGTATCTCGCTTTGCCAGTAACGGTTTTGTCGCTCAGACCAATGTCATTGTTGACTCGATTGACTCGAGCCTCGATGATTGAGACCCTGCGGCAAGAGTTCATCCGCACGGCGACGGCGCAGGGCGTTCCGCCGTTTCGGCTGATGACAAAGTACGCGCTCCGGAACGCGATTCTGCCCGTTGTGACCGCAATTGGAACCACGTTTGGATTCCTTCTCACTGGCTCGTTTGTTGTGGAGAGATATTTCAGCTATCCAGGGATCGGTAGCACAACGATTGAAGCAATCCTCTCTAACAACGTTCCGGTGATCCAGGCATGCGTCCTTGTAACCGGCTTCATCTTCATTGTCGTAAATCTCATCGTTGACATCCTTCTGCCAATTCTCGATCCACGCATCCGGGAGGGCCAGGTTTGA
- a CDS encoding HEAT repeat domain-containing protein codes for MLSTLIALSSLTLTQVSGGQGESVFPKPVARNPEVLTDRSIFQYLTDSTNDISRTTSEEQDWSALKLVAPKVTAVKLRVLMLVFERDFTNPRISNTLELSDKTRLVQSMSRIRAFFSSMSAGELDIEVIPRFISEPIFFDYEAKEILEKEFNQSKFDADDREERGPFDSVIAISSSNGKIGFSSDFSSLSGNSDTVLLEQNLVRTVCWSFRDNLLRRYKEAPVSMEVAARTSPFNYPNQWPSLRKSVDSRLFSKTFRSDNESVLRGTSAFGAQSEFQSNEPTTSVSGSVNVLSVDGALVYTESAIIRNGRVKIPGWPVGILEFKVRTKSSNPVSFRYVSPTAGAEGGPEVKDVTIGVGASIPITPDGTWQTVRVGRADGKSQHLTFGVPAEFNGVTRDPHEVVKYEFKEFKIVSDAPNPVTPPKTWNLDTSEGIAQALTSARTEIKRNALAQVLSDPDKFKSLQPKLLEMSTELEPAVAFGAVHAYGRIGIANDDLIGKAFMNRLVATAPNEYAREAALLYFAEHPEQTTFEAIAPNIVRRSWRTRIATVKALAALDRTELKAKPAARQLLLTATGQDMAIIRSAALAMMKPEVELERKQLEYSLVNDPSEQVRLQCLKQLAAANASKEVLFGSLADDSPYVREHVYEQLPVSLQREALQRMVIDRDTYVRAAALYGFAKLSESTQSGEIQNTFAEEHPAVLLALVEGAQRGKWKLPANVIENAKKSKSPLVREGAAKLALQ; via the coding sequence ATGCTTTCGACCCTCATCGCCCTCTCGTCGCTAACGCTTACTCAGGTTTCGGGAGGCCAGGGGGAAAGTGTTTTTCCGAAACCGGTGGCGCGAAATCCGGAGGTGCTGACGGACCGGAGCATTTTTCAGTACCTCACGGACTCGACGAATGACATCTCTCGCACCACGAGTGAGGAACAAGATTGGTCTGCGCTCAAGCTAGTCGCTCCCAAGGTGACAGCAGTAAAGCTGCGCGTGCTGATGCTCGTTTTTGAGCGCGACTTCACGAATCCCAGGATCAGCAACACTCTGGAGCTATCTGACAAAACTCGACTGGTGCAGTCAATGTCGCGAATCAGAGCTTTTTTCTCGTCGATGTCCGCTGGAGAATTGGATATCGAAGTCATCCCGCGATTCATCTCTGAGCCAATTTTCTTTGACTACGAAGCAAAGGAGATCTTGGAGAAAGAGTTTAACCAGTCGAAGTTTGACGCTGACGATCGTGAGGAGAGGGGACCATTCGACTCCGTTATAGCGATTTCTAGTTCAAATGGAAAAATTGGTTTCTCTAGCGACTTTTCATCTCTATCAGGCAACTCTGACACAGTTCTACTCGAACAGAATTTAGTTCGAACGGTGTGCTGGTCTTTCCGAGATAACTTGTTGCGTAGGTACAAGGAGGCTCCTGTCTCGATGGAGGTAGCAGCAAGAACTTCTCCATTCAACTACCCTAATCAGTGGCCAAGCCTTCGCAAATCGGTAGACTCACGTCTATTCAGCAAAACGTTCCGTTCGGATAACGAGTCCGTCCTGCGCGGAACATCTGCATTTGGTGCTCAATCTGAGTTCCAGAGTAACGAGCCAACGACAAGCGTTTCGGGCTCGGTCAATGTACTTTCCGTGGATGGTGCGCTGGTCTACACCGAATCGGCAATCATCAGAAACGGAAGAGTGAAGATACCTGGTTGGCCCGTCGGAATATTGGAATTCAAAGTCCGAACGAAATCTTCAAACCCTGTCTCGTTCCGGTATGTGAGTCCAACCGCTGGTGCCGAAGGCGGTCCAGAGGTCAAAGATGTCACCATCGGAGTAGGTGCCTCTATTCCCATAACGCCAGACGGTACATGGCAAACCGTTCGCGTTGGTCGTGCCGACGGGAAATCACAACATCTTACATTCGGTGTGCCCGCCGAGTTCAATGGCGTTACTCGTGACCCCCACGAGGTGGTCAAGTACGAGTTCAAAGAGTTCAAAATTGTGTCCGACGCGCCGAATCCGGTTACTCCGCCAAAGACTTGGAATTTGGACACCTCGGAAGGGATTGCGCAGGCCCTCACCTCGGCACGAACTGAGATAAAGCGGAATGCGCTAGCACAAGTTCTTTCCGATCCTGATAAATTCAAATCCCTCCAGCCCAAGCTCCTAGAAATGTCGACCGAACTCGAACCCGCCGTCGCCTTCGGCGCCGTCCATGCCTACGGCCGAATCGGAATCGCGAACGACGACCTGATCGGCAAAGCCTTCATGAACCGCCTCGTTGCCACCGCGCCAAACGAGTACGCCCGCGAGGCCGCTCTCCTCTACTTCGCCGAGCACCCCGAACAGACCACTTTCGAAGCCATCGCTCCTAATATCGTTCGCCGCAGCTGGCGAACGAGGATCGCAACAGTGAAAGCCCTTGCCGCGCTGGACAGGACCGAGCTCAAGGCCAAGCCCGCCGCTAGGCAGCTCCTCCTAACTGCCACGGGGCAGGATATGGCGATCATCCGCTCCGCCGCCCTCGCGATGATGAAGCCTGAGGTTGAACTTGAGCGAAAGCAGCTCGAATACTCCCTGGTCAACGATCCTTCGGAGCAAGTCCGGCTTCAGTGCCTCAAACAACTCGCGGCGGCTAACGCCTCCAAGGAAGTCCTCTTCGGGTCCCTTGCCGACGACAGCCCATACGTCAGGGAACATGTCTATGAGCAACTTCCAGTAAGTCTTCAGCGTGAGGCACTCCAGCGCATGGTGATCGACCGAGACACCTATGTCCGAGCGGCAGCCCTTTACGGTTTCGCCAAACTTTCAGAATCAACACAATCAGGTGAAATTCAGAACACGTTTGCTGAGGAGCATCCTGCGGTTCTACTGGCTCTGGTCGAAGGCGCCCAACGTGGAAAGTGGAAACTTCCCGCAAACGTGATCGAAAATGCCAAGAAAAGCAAGAGTCCACTGGTGCGAGAGGGCGCAGCGAAGTTAGCACTGCAATGA
- a CDS encoding ABC transporter permease, whose protein sequence is MKGKKIRDPLFWIGVTYMALLLLFAIFGPLIPIPLGSDGKVLDPVFDNAGKPHLPMGSPGALLGTDEIGRSFLQRLAYGARISLFIGFAVQTINLIVGITVGVIATFSKKWVSNAVMRFTDGMFAFPDILFAILIVGIVGATKVGPLAVIFALSISGWPSIARLTKTQLATLKEREYVVAAKASGASTAYLVFKHLLPQMSGIFLAVSTVELAGTIISESTLGFLGIGVQPPTPTWGGMINSARTNFNSYPVELLWPCLILSLTVFSLNFIGDGLRNYFDPKSNQG, encoded by the coding sequence TTGAAGGGAAAGAAGATTCGAGATCCGTTGTTCTGGATCGGCGTCACCTACATGGCGTTGCTGTTGCTCTTCGCGATCTTTGGGCCGTTGATTCCCATCCCGCTTGGCTCCGACGGGAAGGTTCTAGACCCTGTTTTCGATAACGCCGGTAAGCCTCACTTGCCGATGGGCTCACCAGGAGCATTGCTCGGAACGGATGAGATCGGACGATCGTTCCTCCAGCGCCTCGCGTACGGTGCGCGAATCAGTCTTTTCATCGGCTTTGCGGTTCAGACGATCAATTTGATCGTGGGGATCACAGTTGGCGTCATCGCTACTTTTTCGAAGAAGTGGGTCTCGAATGCCGTGATGCGATTCACAGATGGCATGTTTGCCTTCCCGGATATTCTCTTCGCGATCCTGATTGTGGGAATTGTTGGCGCGACCAAAGTTGGCCCGCTTGCGGTCATCTTCGCACTCTCGATCTCCGGGTGGCCAAGCATTGCGAGGCTTACAAAAACGCAGTTGGCAACGTTGAAGGAGCGAGAATATGTGGTTGCGGCCAAGGCATCTGGAGCTTCGACGGCTTACCTCGTCTTCAAACACTTGCTGCCCCAAATGTCCGGCATTTTCCTCGCCGTCTCTACGGTTGAGCTAGCAGGAACGATTATCTCCGAGTCAACGCTTGGCTTTCTCGGCATCGGTGTGCAGCCACCAACGCCGACTTGGGGCGGAATGATCAATAGTGCGCGAACGAACTTCAACTCGTACCCAGTTGAGCTACTCTGGCCCTGTTTGATCCTCAGCTTGACAGTCTTCTCGCTCAACTTTATTGGCGATGGACTTCGAAACTACTTCGATCCGAAATCCAACCAGGGTTAA
- a CDS encoding S41 family peptidase, which yields MSLERKSLSSALVISGLLVAGIAGMKFRSIRDLPNTQETNLSSMLASNGKELEIAETDYFTGIIELLRGRYVDQVPTDDKLLSGAVRGMIVGLRDVDSQFYKPEEFTAFKSIRAGRYPGIGVWMDYKPQKVSLKLGGVSQEQDMPRLTVVSVAPGSPADKAGVKPGDLLDSVDDHWVMNSEAIIKYQAAQADFMAKKIDFKTINDMRKSLKARMDKSIMPVRAREKLITGNTGELAIIWERAGKKIETKIAKAETDVQRAVAADGTVNLMFTSGAVEDLTAALKDKSAITLDLRNNVLGDMETMRRCLALVAPAGTYGYFKNERKSSAPVQLTISKGNSTPPKIKLIVDQSTRDAAEIFALALQSKGIATLSGTDMGNSRKLKDVVQLPDGSGYTLNIGTFTPGKPPTTKVAQAKEEAQV from the coding sequence ATGAGTCTTGAGCGCAAAAGCCTGAGCAGCGCGTTGGTCATTTCCGGTCTTTTGGTCGCCGGAATTGCGGGAATGAAGTTCAGATCGATCCGTGACCTTCCGAATACGCAGGAAACGAACCTGAGTTCCATGCTCGCCTCAAACGGCAAAGAACTCGAGATTGCTGAAACAGACTATTTCACCGGAATCATCGAGCTCCTTCGGGGTCGCTACGTTGACCAAGTGCCCACTGACGACAAGCTACTTAGCGGGGCGGTAAGAGGAATGATCGTCGGCTTGCGCGATGTCGATAGCCAGTTCTACAAACCAGAGGAGTTCACCGCCTTCAAGAGCATCCGCGCCGGACGTTATCCCGGAATCGGAGTCTGGATGGACTACAAGCCCCAGAAGGTCAGCCTCAAGCTTGGCGGAGTGAGCCAAGAACAGGACATGCCTCGTCTCACCGTCGTTTCAGTCGCCCCTGGCTCGCCAGCGGATAAAGCGGGTGTGAAACCCGGCGATCTGCTCGATTCTGTTGATGATCACTGGGTGATGAACAGTGAAGCCATCATCAAGTATCAAGCCGCCCAAGCCGACTTCATGGCGAAGAAGATCGACTTCAAAACGATCAACGACATGCGAAAATCGCTCAAGGCCCGTATGGACAAGAGCATCATGCCCGTCCGAGCGCGCGAGAAGCTCATCACAGGCAATACCGGAGAGCTTGCCATTATCTGGGAACGCGCCGGCAAAAAGATCGAAACGAAGATCGCGAAAGCGGAAACTGATGTCCAACGAGCAGTTGCTGCCGACGGAACGGTTAACCTGATGTTTACCAGCGGAGCCGTTGAGGATCTGACGGCGGCGCTGAAAGACAAATCAGCCATCACTCTGGACCTCCGGAACAACGTCCTCGGAGATATGGAAACCATGCGCCGTTGCCTCGCCCTCGTAGCTCCGGCGGGAACTTACGGTTACTTCAAGAACGAGCGAAAGTCGTCGGCACCCGTTCAACTGACGATCAGCAAAGGGAATTCAACCCCTCCAAAGATCAAGTTGATTGTTGATCAAAGCACGCGCGACGCCGCCGAGATCTTCGCTCTTGCGCTTCAGAGCAAAGGAATCGCGACGCTCAGCGGTACCGATATGGGCAACAGCCGCAAGCTGAAAGACGTCGTCCAGCTTCCTGATGGTAGCGGATATACGCTCAATATCGGAACCTTTACTCCAGGCAAGCCGCCAACCACCAAGGTCGCCCAGGCCAAAGAGGAGGCACAAGTATGA